TTTTGATTAACTGAACGTCCACCGTAACTGTCGGTGTAAGCATCAATAAGAACGAGTTCAACTTCAGGATCATATGATAAATAACGCTGTATTTTTTGTAACTGTTGAGTGGAGAAGCGAGTCAACTCTACTCCGCCCTCTTGATAATTTAATACCGTAAACGCAATATCATCAAAACTGTATGGCAACAAATTAGCTAAACAAGAACGAAACTCACGATATTTACCACCAAAATTAGCTGACGATAATCCAACTGCAATCTTGGCATCGTGATTATACCAATCAGCGTAATAAAACGTCGGCTCCATTCCTTGACTCAGTTCATTCAACATAGACCAAGCTGCTTTTTTGGGTACTTCACCATTAAACTGCTTATTATAAGTCAATGTTGTAATTTCTTTAGAGTTATGACCAGGACGCCAGCTAGGAGCTCGGCTAATTAATGTTGCTTTAGTGACGGCATCAGGTTTAAGCCACATATCTAAAGTGAAATTTAAATTTAAATTTTTACCCGCTTTACTGGTAAACACCGCACGGCCATAGTCAGGAATATCATGTTCAAGGCGACATTCGATAGGATTGTTCTCCCCAAGACGCCATGCCGAGTTTTCAAGTGACGCAACATAATGCCTCAAATCAGCGTTAGCCGTTGAGCAAATACACAAACTTGTGAGTACGATTAGTTTTCGCCACATAAAAACACCCTTTATACTTGATTACATTGTTTGTATCGGCCATAAAGTCAGTTCCTTTAGCAAACAATCGAGTTTAAACGATGATAAAAACTACAATCAAACATGACACTGCGCTTGAGTTTGCGCATAATACTCGGCCTATATCATTTGCACCGATGAATGATAGCTATTGAGGATAAAGACTGTAATGACTGATATTTGCGACGCTAACAAGTTTAAACACCGCTTTCGTGGTTATTTTCCTGTGGTTATCGATGTCGAAACTGCGGGTTTTAATGCCAATACAGATGCGTTGCTTGAAATTGCCGTCAGCTTATTAAAAATGAATAGTGATGGTGTCATTGAACTTGATAGAACTCTTCATTTTAATATTGAACCTTTTGAAGGCGCTAACTTAGAACCTGAATCCTTAGCATTTAATGGTATAGATCCAACCAACCCGCTTCGTGGTGCTGTAGATGAAAAAGTCGCTTTTTT
This region of Shewanella livingstonensis genomic DNA includes:
- a CDS encoding flagellar protein MotY, which encodes MWRKLIVLTSLCICSTANADLRHYVASLENSAWRLGENNPIECRLEHDIPDYGRAVFTSKAGKNLNLNFTLDMWLKPDAVTKATLISRAPSWRPGHNSKEITTLTYNKQFNGEVPKKAAWSMLNELSQGMEPTFYYADWYNHDAKIAVGLSSANFGGKYREFRSCLANLLPYSFDDIAFTVLNYQEGGVELTRFSTQQLQKIQRYLSYDPEVELVLIDAYTDSYGGRSVNQKMSDKRADSVKDILIASGIPKDRIHTSGHGEKRHVTGNDLAEERKMNRRVVIKITKPI